From the Anguilla anguilla isolate fAngAng1 chromosome 8, fAngAng1.pri, whole genome shotgun sequence genome, one window contains:
- the fam126a gene encoding hyccin: MFAMDQGVVGEWLAEFKTLPEAAVSGYAASLKEKTSLVPALYKVIRENYSDLLEPVCHQLFEFYRSGEPQLQHFTLQFLPELLWSYLSVTSSRDPHCSGCIEALLLGIYNLEIVDRDGQSRALSFTVPSLSKPSVYHEPSTIGSLALTEGALANHGLSRVVYSGPHLQRETFTAQNRFQVLTFLLLCYNAALSYMTALSLQSLCQLGSRVCICGYPRQQLRRYKGISSRMMVSSDFLVQLITGIHYALCNGESDLGSKALEDVLYRAQLELFPEPLLVGNAIRSSQRGAALKSNKEGPRCIQVEITPSASRISRNAVTSMSIRGHRWKRHDAVDLVSPDDLMEIAEVDEGFCVRSAGDGPPSITVSATPSGGGAKSSGKSQRRLGGGKASSRDGSEGSRDHPSRRQQAGAGAGGRAMSENLELLSLKRLNLTSSQSVPKPAALGLSHAGSVVFSRSFEQVSNALAGGPAHGHGHGHAPPSRYSACSLQEERLAPDPLSPAQHKRPSPSRSIHLSTDI; this comes from the exons ATGTTTGCTATGGACCAGGGAGTCGTAGGAGAGTGGCTGGCTGAGTTTAAG ACTCTTCCGGAAGCGGCTGTATCCGGCTATGCTGCCTCCCTGAAGGAGAAGACCTCTCTGGTTCCCGCTCTCTACAAGGTCATCCGGGAGAATTACAGTGAT CTGCTGGAGCCGGTGTGCCACCAGCTCTTTGAGTTCTACCGCAGTGGGGAGCCGCAGCTGCAGCACTTCACCCTGCAGTTCCTCCCGGAGCTGCTCTGGAGCTACCTGTCCGTCACCTCCAGCCGCGACCCCCACTGCAGCGGCTGCATCGAGGCGCTCCTGCTGGGCATCTACAACCTG GAGATCGTGGACAGAGACGGCCAGAGCAGAGCGCTGTCCTTCACTGTCCCGTCCCTGTCCAAACCGTCGGTTTACCACGAG CCCTCCACCATTGGCTCCTTGGCCCTGACGGAAGGGGCTCTGGCCAATCACGGGCTCAGCCGGGTGGTGTACAGCGGACCCCACCTCCAGAGGGAGACGTTCACGGCGCAGAACCG TTTCCAGGTCCTGACGTTCCTCCTGCTCTGCTACAACGCTGCCCTGAGCTACATGACCGCTCTGTCGCTGCAGTCCCTGTGTCAGCTGGGCTCCAG GGTCTGTATCTGCGGCTACCCCCGGCAGCAGTTAAGGCGCTATAAAGGAATCAGCTCCAGGATGATGGTGTCTTCAGACTTCCTAGTGCAGCTTATCACTGGCATCCACTACGCCCT gtgtaatGGAGAGTCAGATCTGGGCTCTAAAGCTCTGGAGGACGTGCTGTACAGGGCGCAGCTGGAGCTGTTCCCTGAGCCGCTGCTG GTGGGGAACGCGATCAGGTCGTCGCAGCGCGGGGCGGCGCTGAAGTCCAATAAGGAGGGCCCGCGCTGCATCCAGGTGGAGATCACGCCCAGCGCCTCGCGCATCTCGCGCAACGCCGTCACCAGCATGTCCATCCGCGGCCACCGCTGGAAGCGGCACG ACGCGGTGGATCTGGTTTCCCCGGACGACCTGATGGAGATTGCGGAGGTGGACGAGGGGTTCTGCGTGAGATCGGCCGGCGACGGCCCCCCCTCCATCACGGTCAGCGCCACGCCCTCCGGGGGGGGGGCCAAGAGCTCGGGGAAGAGCCAGCGCAGGCTCGGGGGGGGCAAGGCCAGCAGCCGGGACGGGTCGGAGGGCAGCCGGGATCACCCGTCCCGCAGGCAGCAGGCGGGGGCgggcgcgggggggcgggcCATGAGCGAGAACCTGGAGCTGCTGTCACTCAAACGGCTCAACCTCACCTCCAGCCAATCGGTGCCCAAGCCGGCCGCCCTCGGCCTGTCCCACGCCGGCAGCGTGGTCTTCTCCCGCTCCTTCGAGCAGGTCAGCAACGCGCTGgcgggaggccccgcccacggcCACGGCCACGGCCACGCCCCGCCCAGCCGCTACTCCGCCTGCAGCCTCCAGGAGGAGCGATTGGCCCCGGaccccctcagccccgcccagcacaaacgcccctcccccagcaggaGCATCCACCTCTCCACTGATATTTGA
- the si:ch73-345f18.3 gene encoding uncharacterized protein si:ch73-345f18.3, translated as MSFLSCCRSSCLSTVDESAESSAERQPILPAESARQSRPPAQAVAKQKGKILTKLVGVSELDQHFADIRDMFNQQQGRYETMTKTLQALRGSYGCSHGNSFSEYLKRIMEEHCAAEVRLQVRGFELTLAVSGELSDRLQRTQEQVRSLGQAATAVVAAGPKLKNMTGWVLQEEAQQAERVREASASHQERRRLEANLRENLQDVRRVGELSARYRVEADAFLKEAIALAHTLSTEDSTPAP; from the exons atgtcGTTTTTATCTTGTTGTCGTTCGTCTTGCCTTTCCACAGTAGATGAATCTGCGGAAAGCAGCGCGGAG AGGCAGCCCATTCTTCCAGCAGAATCAGCCAGGCAGTCCCGGCCCCCAGCCCAAG CTGTGGCGAAGCAGAAAGGAAAAATACTCACCAAGCTGGTGGGGGTCTCAGAGCTGGATCAGCACTTTGCGGACATTCGCGACATGTTTAACCAGCAGCAGGGACGCTACGAGACCATGACCAAAACCTTGCAGGCACTGAGGGGCAGCTACGGCTGTTCCCATGGAAACAGTTTCTCAGAGTACCTTAAGAGGATAATGGAGGAGCACT GTGCAGCCGAGGTCCGCCTGCAGGTGAGGGGCTTTGAGCTGACCCTCGCGGTGTCGGGCGAGCTGTCCGACCGCCTGCAGCGGACGCAGGAGCAGGTGAGGTCGCTGGGTCAGGCGGCGACGGCCGTGGTGGCGGCGGGGCCCAAGCTGAAGAACATGACGGGCTGggtgctgcaggaggaggcGCAGCAGGCGGAGCGCGTGAGGGAGGCCAGCGCCTCCCATCAGGAGCGCCGCCGCTTGGAGGCCAACCTGAGGGAGAACCTGCAGGACGTGCGCCGCGTTGGGGAGCTTTCTGCCCGCTACCGAGTGGAGGCCGACGCCTTCCTCAAGGAGGCTATCGCACTCGCCCACACCCTGAGCACTGAAGACTCCACACCCGCACCCTGA
- the klhl7 gene encoding kelch-like protein 7: MAAEKASASCKKKGEKKFAAKEEYRLLSSIMGAMNNLRKQSTLCDVSLVVQGRHIPAHRVALAAASHYFYLMFTTNMMESTSHEVELKYAEPEIIELLVEFIYTAQITVNSNNVQSLLDAANQYQIEPVKKMCVDFLKEQVDAANCLGISVLAECLDCPELKRIADDFIHQHFTEVYKMDEFLQLDVKRVTHLLNQDTLTVRAEDQIYDAAVRWLRYDEPNRQQYIVDILAKVRFPLVSKNFLSKTVQAEPLIQDNPECLKMVISGMRYHLLSPEDREELGESSRPRRKKHDFRIALFGGSQPQSCRYFNPKDYSWTDIRCPFEKRRDAAAVFWDNVVYILGGSQLFPIKRMDCYNVVKDSWYSKLGPPNPRDSLAACASKGKIYTSGGSEVGNSPLSLFECYDTRTESWQDKPSMLMPRCSHGIAEADGLIYVCGGSLGNNVSGRVLNNCEVYDPSTEQWRELCGMREARKNHGLVFVNQRIYAVGGQNGMGGLDSVEFYDVGGNEWRPAAPMPWKGVTVKCAAVGSVIYVLAGFQGVGRLGHILEYHTDADKWVSCSKARAFPVTSCLICVVDTCGANEQEASSSSSSSSSSVSGSAPAAASLSGGSAPTASSFSFSGGSAPAPASFSFASSSFGAPSANKDAPAGFGVPASEFSFSAPGFGVSSATPPATGGGSFGQAVSGAAPAVGGGADQLFTPQGELTSEELKEFAGKRFTLGLVPLKPPPADLLVV, encoded by the exons ATGGCAGCTGAGAAAGCATCAGCGAGCTGTAAGAAGAAGGGTGAAAAGAAGTTTGCGGCCAAAGAAGAATACAGGCTGCTGTCGAGTATAATGGGGGCCATGAACAATTTGCGGAAACAG AGCactctgtgtgatgtcagtctGGTGGTCCAGGGGAGGCATATTCCCGCTCACAGAGTGGCTCTCGCTGCTGCTAGCCACTACTTCTACCTGATGTTCACCA CCAATATGATGGAGTCAACGTCCCATGAGGTGGAACTGAAGTACGCTGAGCCTGAAATCATTGAGCTGCTTGTGGAGTTCATCTATACGGCCCA AATTACTGTCAACAGCAATAATGTTCAGTCCTTACTGGATGCTGCTAATCAATATCAGATTGAACcggtgaaaaaaatgtgtgtggattTCCTTAAGGAGCAAGTGGATGCAGCTAATTGTCTAG GGATCAGTGTGCTGGCAGAGTGCTTAGACTGTCCAGAGTTGAAGAGGATTGCCGATGACTTCATCCACCAGCATTTCACCGAGGTGTACAAGATGGACGAGTTCCTCCAGCTGGACGTGAAGAGGGTCACTCACCTGTTAAACCAGGACACGCTCACTGTGCGGGCCGAGGACCAG ATCTACGACGCTGCCGTCCGGTGGCTGAGGTATGACGAGCCGAACAGGCAGCAGTACATCGTGGACATTCTGGCCAAAGTCCGCTTCCCTCTCGTGTCCAAGAACTTCCTGAGCAAGACGGTTCAAGCGGAGCCGCTGATCCAGGACAACCCAGAATGTCTGAAGATGGTGATCA GTGGGATGCGCTACCACCTCCTGTCTCCAGAGGACCGCGAGGAGCTGGGGGAGAGCAGCCGACCACGTCGCAAAAAACACGACTTCCGCATCGCGCTGTTCGGCGGCTCACAGCCGCAGTCCTGCCGCTACTTCAACCCCAAG GACTACAGCTGGACGGACATCCGCTGTCCGTTTGAGAAGAGGAGAGACGCGGCGGCAGTCTTCTGGGACAACGTGGTGTACATCCTGGGGGGGTCGCAGCTCTTCCCCATCAAGCGCATGGACTGCTACAATGTGGTGAAGGACAGCTGGTACTCCAAACTCGGCCCCCCCAACCCACGCGACAGTTTGGCGGCCTGCGCCTCTAAAGGGAAGATCTACACGTCTGGGGGGTCAGAAGTGG GTAACTCCCCGCTCAGCCTGTTTGAGTGCTATGACACGCGCACAGAGAGCTGGCAGGACAAGCCCAGCATGCTGATGCCGCGCTGTAGCCACGGCATCGCGGAGGCCGACGGCCTGATCTACGTGTGCGGCGGCAGCCTGGGCAACAACGTCTCTGGCAGGGTCCTCAACAACTGCGAGGTGTACGACCCCAGCACCGAGCA GTGGAGGGAGCTGTGCGGTATGAGGGAGGCCAGGAAGAACCACGGCCTCGTGTTTGTCAACCAAAGAATCTACGCGGTCGGCGGGCAGAATGGAATGG GGGGTCTGGACTCGGTGGAGTTCTACGACGTCGGCGGGAACGAGTGGCGGCCGGCGGCGCCGATGCCGTGGAAGGGCGTGACGGTGAAGTGCGCGGCGGTGGGCTCGGTCATCTACGTGCTGGCGGGCTTCCAGGGCGTGGGCCGGCTGGGCCACATCCTGGAGTACCACACCGACGCGGACAAGTGGGTCTCCTGCAGCAAGGCGCGCGCCTTCCCCGTCACCAGCTGCCTCATCTGCGTGGTGGACACCTGCGGGGCCAACGAGCAGGAGGCgtcttcctcctcgtcctcatcctcatcctcggT cagtggctccgcccccgcagCAGCATCACTCAgcggtggctccgcccccacggCATCATCCTTCTCCTTCAGcggtggctccgcccccgcacCCGCCTCCTTCTCCTTTGCTAGCTCCTCCTTTGGCGCTCCGTCAGCCAATAAAGACGCCCCTGCGGGATTCGGGGTGCCTGCTTCGGAGTTCAGCTTCTCTGCCCCAGGGTTTGGGGTCTCGtcggccacgccccctgccACGGGCGGGGGCTCTTTCGGACAGGCAGTCAGTGGGGCGGCGcccgctgtgggggggggtgcagaccAGCTCTTCACCCCccagggggaactcacctcTGAGGAGCTGAAGGAGTTCGCAGGCAAGAGGTTCACCCTGGGCCTGGTCCCCCTCAAACCACCCCCTGCTGACCTTCTGGTGGTATAG